Genomic window (Lycium barbarum isolate Lr01 chromosome 2, ASM1917538v2, whole genome shotgun sequence):
TTCAAATACTTCATCTTCTATAtaacaaactaaacaatcatTAAGAAATTCATCACCAATTCTGCTTCGTAAGTCATTTTTGATGTACTTCATTGAAGAAAAAGCTCTTTCTACCGTTGCTGTAACCACAGACAATATCAAGCTTAACTTCAGAAGCAAATAAACAAGTCTCCAAGTCTTGTGCAGATTTGTTTCAACTAATGTTTCTGAAAGATCTCGAATTCCTTTCAAGTTAGAGAAATCACTATCTTCTCTCACAAAGAGAATATAGTTGTCAAGCTCGTAATTGAGATCTTCAAGCTTGGAAGCACTAAACTCATCACGATAAAGTGTACCAAGTTTCATAATTTTGTCTTTATCATAATTTGCAAAAGAATTATCTGGACTCAAACTAGCCATACCTAGAAGCAAATCACTATTCACTGCATCAAAACGACTATTAAGCTCCGCAAGTTGCAAATCAATAACAGCATTAAAGACTTCTACATGCAAATGATGAGAATATGTGACACTTGAACTCTTGCGCTTTGACTTTCCAATATGATAGTTCTTATCCATTTCAGTAATTAGAATATCATGCTTCACACAAAATGAAGAGACATCTTCAATCAAAGATTCCCATTTAGACTCTCTCATCGATTGTAGTTGCCTTTGGCAAAATCAACGAGCTTCACAGCATTCACAATATCTTGATCTTTTCTTTGCAAAGTCATATTCAAATCATTTGTAATTGTCAACACTTTCAACATCATTTGCAACATATGCACAAACTCAAAAAATCTTATATCATTCACTAGACTTTTTGCCATGGATCTCTCTAGATAAGTTGTACCCTCACTTGCAATTACTTCAAGCACATGAACAATTGATGAGAATAATGCAATAAAATTACGCACTATTTTAAAGTGAGATCCCCAACGGGTGTCACTGGGCCTTTGAAGCCCAAGTTCTTGATTTAGTCCACTTCCTGTATGAACTTCACTAAGCACTAGTAATTCCTCTAGTTTTTTTGCTTGATCTTCTCGAAGAATCTCCCTGCGCTTAAAAGAAcctccaacaatattcaagacGTTAGCAACAATATCAAAAAATTGATCTACATCATAGTGCTTCTTTGCAACAGCTACAAGAGTCAATTGCAACTGATGAGCAAAGCAATGTATGCAATAAGCTGAAGGAGTGTCTTCCAGAACTAGAGTTTTAAGACCATTGATTTTTCCTTGCATGTTACTAGCTCCATCATAACCTTGTCCCCGTATTTGAGATGGACTCAATGAATGCTCTAAAAGCAAAGAATAGATAGCATCTTTCAATGCTATTGCAGTTATATCTTTAACATGAACAACATTAAGGAATCGTTCAATAAGTGTGCCTTCTTTGTTTACATATCTAAGAACAAGAGCCATTTGTTCCTTATGAGAAACATCCTTAGATTCATCAACCAATATGCCAAAGTAATCTCCATTTAAATCTTCAACAAATTCTTTCATTGTTTCTTTTGCACAAGCATTCACGATCTCCTTTTGGATACTTGGAGCAATCATTATGTTATTTTGTGGAGCATTTTTCTAGTACAACTTTGTTCACTTCATCATGCCTATTTGCATACCATTTCAAAAGTTCTAG
Coding sequences:
- the LOC132628326 gene encoding uncharacterized protein LOC132628326; its protein translation is MRESKWESLIEDVSSFCVKHDILITEMDKNYHIGKSKRKSSSVTYSHHLHVEVFNAVIDLQLAELNSRFDAVNSDLLLGMASLSPDNSFANYDKDKIMKLGTLYRDEFSASKLEDLNYELDNYILFVREDSDFSNLKGIRDLSETLVETNLHKTWRLVYLLLKLSLILSVVTATVERAFSSMKYIKNDLRSRIGDEFLNDCLVCYIEDEVFESVPNDAIIDRFQNITSRRGQL
- the LOC132628327 gene encoding uncharacterized protein LOC132628327; this encodes MIAPSIQKEIVNACAKETMKEFVEDLNGDYFGILVDESKDVSHKEQMALVLRYVNKEGTLIERFLNVVHVKDITAIALKDAIYSLLLEHSLSPSQIRGQGYDGASNMQGKINGLKTLVLEDTPSAYCIHCFAHQLQLTLVAVAKKHYDVDQFFDIVANVLNIVGGSFKRREILREDQAKKLEELLVLSEVHTGSGLNQELGLQRPSDTRWGSHFKIVRNFIALFSSIVHVLEVIASEGTTYLERSMAKSLVNDIRFFEFVHMLQMMLKVLTITNDLNMTLQRKDQDIVNAVKLVDFAKGNYNR